A segment of the Rhodothermales bacterium genome:
CGGAGTGGATGAGCCGCTCGGATATGCCGGCCGACGCCAACGCCCGGCTCACCATGGCGGCCTTCACGAACTGCGGGCGGGCGCCTACCACGGTAATGAGTCGGCGAAGTGGCATGGGTGCGGGATTATAACGACTCGGCCCGAAGCGAGCCCGGTGATCGCTCTGGCAACGGAGCGGCGAAGCGGGTGAGGAGGGCGGCGAGGTCGCCGGCCTGAATGCGTCGATTAAAACGGGAGGCGGCATCGCGGGTTGCTCCCTCCAGGGCACGGCCGGCCTGCCACTGCTTCGCCCACGCGAGCAGCGTGGACGTGACGCCGGCCGCGTCGTCGTAGTCAAAGACCTGCCCGGCGCCGGCCTCGCGGACGATCTGCGCCGTCTCGCCCTCCGTCGGCCCCAACGCCAGAATCGGTTTACGAGCCGCCAGATACTCAAATACCTTGCCCGGTATGATGTCGTTTGCGGCGCTTACGCGGTTCACCGGCAACAACAGCACGTGGGCGCCGAGCATATGCCGCACGGCCTCGCGGTGCGGAACGTAGGGCAGATAACTCACCTGCGACGCCAACCCCATATGCTCGACATCGCGCCGGACGCTCGCGTCGACATGGCCGACCAGTCGCACCTCGACCCCGGGAATACGCAGCGTCGCGAGCGCCTCCCACAGGGCCCTCGGGTTACGGTCCGCGTTCATGTTGCCGACATGGGTGATCACGAAATGGCCGGCGGCGGCATGCGGCTCCTGCGCGAAATCGCTCTCGTCATAGCCGTTGTACAGGGTGACACACGGCGTGCTCGTACGGCCGGCGAAGGCGCGCTGCACGGCCGGGCTCACGGCCACCACACACTGCGCCTCGTCCAGCACCGACTGCTCCAGGCCCCGGTTTAGCCGGCTCGCCCAGCCGCTCATCGGCAACGAGCCGAGATAGTCGATGTCCGACCACGGATCGCGAAAATCGGCCACCCACGGAATCCCGTATGAGCGATGCAGCGAACGCCCGATGAGATGCGACGAGTGCGGCGGCCCTGTGGTTACGATGACATCCGGACGCTGCGCCTCGACGACCACTCGCGCCGCACGGATCGCATACGTCACCCAACCTACCCGCGCATCCGGGATGAATAGATTGGCCCGTACCCACCGCGCCACGCGTTCAAACCGCCCCGGCGGTCGGTCCGACAGGAAGCCCACGGACACGGCATCCGCCTTCGACTTGCCCGTGAGCGCGCCGTACCACCGATAGGGATCCCACGACCGGGTGCGCGTGACGACGACGTTCTCAGGCACCTCGCGCTCCATGGCGGGGTCGAGGTCCGGATACGCCGCCGACGCTGGATCCACCGTGAGTACATGCGGCAGCCAGCCGTATTCGGGCAGGTACTTCACGAACTTGAGCGTTCGCTGTACACCCGACCCACCCGATGGCGGGAAATAATACGAGATGTAGAGGACATGACGCACGATAGAGGGCACGGTCAGGGGCTCCGCCGGAAATACCCGAGGCCGAGCAGGGCCAGCACCCCGCCATAGGCGAGGAAGGTCGCGATGGCCGAAATCAGCCTCCCGGTGCGGACACTCGCCGGCTCAAAGCGCATCGTCACCGTGTGCGCCCCCGCCGGCACCTCGACGCCGCGCACCAGGTAGTTCACGGGATGGATTGGCGTCTCGGCCCCATCGACGGCCGCGGTCCACCCCGCCGGATAATACACTTCGCCCACCACCA
Coding sequences within it:
- a CDS encoding glycosyltransferase family 4 protein, producing MRHVLYISYYFPPSGGSGVQRTLKFVKYLPEYGWLPHVLTVDPASAAYPDLDPAMEREVPENVVVTRTRSWDPYRWYGALTGKSKADAVSVGFLSDRPPGRFERVARWVRANLFIPDARVGWVTYAIRAARVVVEAQRPDVIVTTGPPHSSHLIGRSLHRSYGIPWVADFRDPWSDIDYLGSLPMSGWASRLNRGLEQSVLDEAQCVVAVSPAVQRAFAGRTSTPCVTLYNGYDESDFAQEPHAAAGHFVITHVGNMNADRNPRALWEALATLRIPGVEVRLVGHVDASVRRDVEHMGLASQVSYLPYVPHREAVRHMLGAHVLLLPVNRVSAANDIIPGKVFEYLAARKPILALGPTEGETAQIVREAGAGQVFDYDDAAGVTSTLLAWAKQWQAGRALEGATRDAASRFNRRIQAGDLAALLTRFAAPLPERSPGSLRAESL